From Cinclus cinclus chromosome 2, bCinCin1.1, whole genome shotgun sequence, one genomic window encodes:
- the LOC134057878 gene encoding protein FAM27D1-like has translation MLRRRLRPATLTARGRMRDSPGAKFGETAAALFPVPSASPLRPSRDAAGSPGSYLPRARDGVSARRGRERGCSCAAAGPGRSGSGSGSSSPGRRQSGGSRQAVLVRRAGPRPAAPRPLARPSAPRPRVPPAAPPLPHSHTLTHTHTHTHTAPFTHTTASLRHTHSIAHTHRIAHTHIGPLTHPMAHKLTYTRSHTCSARTTRTSHRYRHTHTLKHPRALSRSRTEARGVSLTHSHHAPPRTRAHRTPPFAGLTLRTRRVLPLRHTGSLR, from the coding sequence ATGCtgcgccgccgcctccgccccGCCACCCTCACCGCTCGGGGAAGGATGCGGGACAGCCCCGGCGCGAAGTTCGGGGAGACGGCGGCGGCACTGTTCCCCgtcccctctgcttcccccctCCGCCCTTCCCGGGACGcggccgggagccccggctcTTACCTGCCACGGGCGCGGGATGGGGTCTCGGCGCGCCGCGGGCGGGAGCGCGGCTGCAGCTGCGCGGCGGCGGGGCCAGGGcgcagcggcagcggcagcggcagcagcagccccggcCGGCGTCAGTCAGGCGGGAGCCGCCAGGCTGTATTAGTGCGCCGGGCTGGACCGCGGCCAGCAGCGCCGCGGCCGCTGGCCCGCCCCTCGGCCCCCCGCCCCCGCGTCCCcccggccgcgccgcccctGCCGCACTCACACacgctcacacacacacacacacacacacacacagcaccgTTCACACACACAACAGCATCgctcagacacacacacagcatcGCTCACACACACAGGATCGCTCACACACACATAGGACCGCTCACACACCCGATGGCACACAAGCTCACATACACCCGCTCGCACACTTGCAGCGCTCGCACAACGCGCACATCGCACAGATACAGACACACGCACACGCTCAAGCACCCACGGGCACTGTCGCGCTCACGAACAGAAGCCCGCGGTGTTTCACTCACACACTCGCACCATGCGCCTCCCCGCACCCGCGCCCACCGCACGCCGCCCTTCGCCGGGCTCACCCTCCGCACACGCAGAGTTCTGCCCCTCCGGCACACGGGCTCTCTCCGGTGA